The Crassostrea angulata isolate pt1a10 chromosome 1, ASM2561291v2, whole genome shotgun sequence nucleotide sequence GAGAACTATTATTTAAATTGCTAAAGTAATTCTGCAGTAACAAAATGGGGAAATAAAGTTCCCACAATTTTAACTGGCTTTGTAAATGTCAAGTAGATGTTACAGATGATTAGTGTAATTTGTTCCAggagttggtttttttttgcgtTGAATATAATTATGCTAATGATATAACTATGGGAAAGCAATTACTTTCACGAACTCTCCTAAACTGGACATAGAATCGTTGTAAATCTGGAAGATCTCACGTCAAACAATCAATAGGGCATGACAATTAATGGCTGCTGACTAATGAAGCGGAAGATAACTGATTGAGAAAACGGGGAGAAACAGTCGAGGGGCATGGACATTAAtcgtacatttttttttgcaaacaaaCTAGTCTGAAACTTATCCAAGACTATTGACTCCattcacatacatgtagatgaGGATGTCGAAGAATTTCTACTTTATTTTGATCGGATTGGTGATTATTTGTGGCTGTGTTGGtaagttttgttaaaaatcaaTCAGTATTATAGGTAGGTATTTTTgaaaacgttattttttactGGTACACGTCTATTGGACTGTCTTGTACTATTCTTTGAATTTGGATAAGTAATGAGAGAGAAAATACAagtaaaggtaaatatctttctaataaccCGTGAAAACCAAAACAATTCAGagggttttgttttttggttttttttaaaaagataaatagaTAAGATTCATTAGAGGTATATAATGATCAATACATACGATTTGAACTTTCAAGttctcttattttctttttatagtaATAAACGATTAAGAGGATAAAAGTTTTACCAATCCAACTAAAATTTGATGTTTACTATTTATTGGGGATGGATGAGAAttacttctctctctctctctctctctctctcatttttaaaaagttatgttAATTTGACGTAATAAAACATGGTATATAAATCAGTGTCGTTTTCCGCATTGTGTGCGTCCTGGGTCAACTTAAATCTACAGCTACAGTATATCCATTAAATGTCGTGGAACAGTACTTAATATagacatgtaacattttttatttcagggaTAATATATTTCTCGCTTGGCatttatacataatttttttttatactatgATTCTCGTCCCAACAATCAGTCAATCATTATATCAATATAAGCATTTTTATACTGCCTTTGTTATCTTCCctcctgagagagagagagagagagagagagagagagagagagagagagagagagagagagagagagagagagaatagaAACCATTAGATTTagaattaatatcatttttaaagatatttttgtgcattttcttatatacatttttctaagCTATAGTGAATACACTACTATTCAATATGGAAAAAAAAGCAATATCACAATGTATGAAGTATTGTTTGCACGGAATTTTGACCATGAGGTGACAAAGACTATTGACCTCGGTCATATCAGGACACCGAGTGGACATGGTCCAGCGGttagcataggcgtcggaaccgggggggctgggggggggcttagcccccccactttttttgcaaagttatacctaaccattagaaacatagcatgatagagggttcagcccccccacttattctcgcaggaaagattattgttcctaaatttacaatttaccttgaaagattgagaagttagatTCAAAAGCatagtaccccccccccccccccccccccccccacggattaggaatttcatgattttggaaaaaaaaaaatttgggtaagcaattttttttttgggaagtataggtatactcccccccccccccacggattaggatttccatgattttgggaataacttttttctgaggattagtctagcccccccccccccactttcaatttgcttccgacgcctatggttAGTGTACAGGTAAGAAGGGGCTGAAGAAGGTTCATATGCGTCGgaaccgaccccccccccccactttttctcgtaGCAAACatgatatttcttaaatttaaacgTAAAAAATTGAAGTATCAGGAAGGTGACGCTAGACCCTCCATTTCCGGTAGAATGTAAGGAATTGAAAAGAGAATTGagaatgatattgaaaaaattgtagtTATAGGTATACTAAGCCCCCTTCACTCATGATTTTGTGAGAGAAATTTTTCTGTGTATGTGTTTTtctttcggtttttttttttggcttgtcaagatttctgatgagtAGTCTAGCCCCCttccccctttcaatttgcttccgacgccactaaGATTTGATGATTCTGACTTTTAGTTATTAGATCATCTAAAGTTTCACGTAAATATAGCTGTGAACATGTATGaggtattgaaaaaaaatcaatttagtaTATTTTACTATGAGAGCTTATTActatatttgagagagagagagagagagagagagagagagagagagagagagagagagagagagatcatttCACTGTACATCGCACATTCGTAAGAATAATTCGGTGAAACGTTCCATCTAAACTGGCAAAGTCTCTCGTCTCTCGACGGGATAGATCAATCAAACACGaatgaattctttgttttgaccctaTACTTTTGGAGCAATTTGttataataaagaaataaaggCAAGTACATACAGATTTATATACTTCAAAATATATTACCCTAGGACCCTTAATTGTTTAAGACATATATGTAAATCTAGCAACATCTTTAAGAAAGAGatatatttcttaaactaaAGATGCTTGATATCAGACTACATCATCTTTTTTTGGTATATACTTATGTctgcaaaaatacatgtatttaatcaaatattcttTAAGAGATCCGATTGCCTTTTATAGAGCCATGGAGAGACGGtatctttttcaatttaagACTTTTTTCAAATGTGAGTTAATCATGCTTTCAGTGTTCTTTTATTCTATTCTTTTGACGTTGAAAATCTATggttattttgtaatttattaacACTTTTAATACTTACTAACTTAGAGCACCCCTTCCCGTGTGTTCCAACtgcaaaactaaaaatatttataatataaaattaatgttcaaaaatgtatacattattCAATTTGACAACTTGCCAAATCCGAAAGAAGCATGTCAAAATATACAGACCTGAATGCATGTACAGGCACGTGACATAAAGGTGGTTGCGATTTGGGTTGACCCGTTTATGTCAACTGTCCTATATCCAATAATcacatattgaaaaaataacaaactggCCTCTCAAGATTTTAGGGATAGTATGcaaaatttacatgtttatGACAACTTCATAATCACATcgatcaaaattcaaatttttttaaaaataaagatctAAAACTGCCCCCTCCACAGAATAGAAATATGAAGTATGTTTTTACTatgattattattgttttactttaaaatgtcttggtctgaccccccccccttcccctccACACCAACACACTTTCAAACTTTCAATAAGGCTGCTATATGCTGAGTATTACTGTACAGATCTTTTCATCAGGTTACCCGGACATGCCCGAGGAGCTGTTATTGCAGACGCTGTTCCAGAAGTACAATAAAAATGCCCGACCGGCAACGGTCCGTATGCCTGTAGTTAACATCGACCACAGCATGGACCTCATCCGTATCAACAGCTTTGTATGCagttttcatttaaacaataaaatgctttctttggtgattcattcgggatatgatggtagcgacattgcagaaaaaatacataacccgctttAGCatgatttatcaaatttgaaagcattttattgtttatattaacatcttgctttcaactaattaataaattgattatgaaaagtaagtaaaattcactaaattactgttaatggtCATAAATACGTTAGCTAacagaaacagccaaatcgtctcttgTGAGACTTAgaatctgacatcatcatgattatttcgtgcagtccgtgatttttcttaggtcgctgtaggttgcGACCAACTGATAAACAGGGCTTGTCAATTTCACTCCTGTCAGTCTCAGCCGccgtagatttcgaccaatcgataaacggggctaGTAGACTTCAGTCTGTCTATTTCtgtagagctatgaattaaccataagtttccgtaagaaatagagggaataatacaaacaaacaaaaacaaaagcaacGAGAACAAAAACAGGAggacatttaaaataattaaataaaagcCGTTACAAGTCTATTTATTCAATATTCCTTCATTTGGAACGACCAATAATAAACTGCCTACATGTACCTCTATTGCAGAGTTTTGATACGCTGAAGACGGACGTGTGGGTGACGATGCGATGGCACGACCCCCGTCTGGTTTGGATGCCAAACAGTTACTTTGGTCTGACGTCATTTAGCATCACCCCAGACATGGTCTGGACCCCAGATGTGACGTTATATAACGGGTAATACAAGATTTCTTCCATTAATATGCAAATTGttgttagaaaattaaatttaaattaagagAATATTACGACTGAAtgattaaattaaaactttgGTATCAGtaagaatatttcattttgtacatacacttttattttgtacatacgcaatctgattaaaattagacctttcTTCTCGCTCTCTGTTATGTATGGTTATCGCTCTTTTCACGAGCGATAACCATACATAACAGAGATCGATATCAGAttggtacatacatgtacatagatatGTGTGTCTAGATATAGAAATGCTTTGTTCATGAACTACGTGTATCTAAATTTATTTTCTCAAGTTATTGTAACagactgggtttttttctttgctcGGAATGTATATCTTTAAATACTTACAGAGTCGGTGAAATCCAAAAAGCTGATCTCTCCCGAAGAATTGTTGTCAACAACAACGGAATG carries:
- the LOC128170708 gene encoding neuronal acetylcholine receptor subunit alpha-10-like isoform X2, whose translation is MRMSKNFYFILIGLVIICGCVGYPDMPEELLLQTLFQKYNKNARPATVRMPVVNIDHSMDLIRINSFSFDTLKTDVWVTMRWHDPRLVWMPNSYFGLTSFSITPDMVWTPDVTLYNGVGEIQKADLSRRIVVNNNGMVLWLFPAQLESTCVTRNENGEHVCRLKFGSWTYNGLQLNLTHSDNQLGMSNYYPNPDWEITSTNSLRNVMKYACCPEPYPDISYQLSFKGAMKG